The region TCCCGGCAGCACGACGGTCGTCCCGGCCCGGCGGCCGGGAAGCCGAACGGGCTCGGCGCGGCCAGCACCACCGGTCGCTCAGCGAACGGCCCGGGGGCGGCGGTTGTCCGTCGCACCCGGGCCGTCGAGATATCAGTAGTAGGTTCGGTACCCGCTCGTGGGATTGCCGGGTGTCACGCGCTCCGGCTCGCGCCGCTGGCGGGCTGGCCGGCGAGGGCCGCGGTCGCCGGCGACAGTGGCGTCGCGCCGCTGATCAGGTCGGCCGCCTTCTCGGCGATCGCGATGACCGCGGCGTTCGGGTTGCCCCGGACCGGAGCGGGCATGACCGACGCGTCCACCACCCGGAGCCCGTCGATCCCCTGGACTTTCAGCTCGGCGTCGACCACGCTGCCCATCGCGCAGGTGCCGCCCGGGTGGAAGATCGAGTGTGCGTACTGACGGATGTACGTGCGCAGGTCGGCGTCGGAATCGGAGGCCGGCGGCTCGAACGTACCCTCGGTGTAGGGCTCCAGCGCCTTCTGCCGGGCGATCTCCAGGCCGATCCGGATCCCCGCGATCGCGACCTCGACATCCGCGTCCTCGGAGAAGTAGTTGTGCACGATCTTCGGCTTCGCCGTCGGGTCGTCCAGGGCGAGCAGCACGCTGCCCCGACTGCGCGGGGTGAGAATGGACGGGCCGAACGAGAAGGCGTGCTGGGTGGGGGTGCCGAGGCCGCTGTCGGCGAACATGACCGGCGCCCCGAGGTATTCGACATCCGGTGCGGGAAGGTCGGCACTGGTCCGGACGAAGCCACCGGACTCGGGGCCGTTCGAGGTCAGCGGGCCCCGACCCTCCTCCATGAACTGGGCGACGTTGGCCGGCTCACCCGCCACCAGCAGGCTGATCGGGTGCGAGTGGGTGAAGATGAGCGGCACCAGCGCGTGGTCGTACAGGTTCTGGCCGACCAGCGGCTGATCCAGGGTGACCGGCACGCCCAGCGCGTTCAACAGCCAGGCGGGACCGATGCCCGAGAGCATCAGCAGCTGCGGCGAGTTGTACGCGCCGCCGGCGAGGATGACCTCCCGCCGCGCCTCGATCGTGATCTCCTCTTCCAGCCGGCGGCCGACCACACCGGTGGCGCGGCCCTGGTTGATGAGCACCCGGTGCACCTGGAGGTTCGACTGCACGGTGAGGTTCGGCCGGTCCAGCGCGGGGTGCAGGAACGCGGTCGAGGTGCTCACCCGCTTGCCGTCGCGCTGGGTCACCTGGAAGAACCCGAATCCGTCCTGCTCGGACCCGTTGAAGTCGGGGTTGACGGCGTACCCGGCCTGGCTGGCGGCCTCGACGAACGCCGCCGACATCGGGTTTTTCGCCCGCCCCTCGGAGACGGTGAGCGGCCCGCCGACCGCGTGGTACGTGGACTCGCCCCGCTCGTTGTCCTCGGAACGCTTGAAGTACGGCAGCAGGTCGTCGTAGCGCCACCCCGGCTGGTTCCACTCGTCGAAGTCGAGCCGGTTGCCGCGGACGTAGACCATCGTGTTGATCGAACTCGTGCCGCCCAGCACCCGACCACGGGGCAGGTAGATCCGGCGGCGGTCCAGGAACGGCTCCTCGTGGGTGCTGAAGTCCCAGTCGAGTTCCGTACGGAACAGCCGGCCGAACGAGGCCGGCACGTGGATGTTCGGCGCGGTGTCCCTCGGGCCAGCCTCGACCAGGCACACCGTCACCGAGGGATCCTCGCTCAGCCGAGCCGCGAGTACACATCCGGCCGACCCGGCACCGACGATCACATAGTCGTACATGTGCTCCTCCATCAGTCGAGCTCCGCAGGGACGAGCCAGCGGGTTGGGTGGTTGGTTGGCGAACACGGCCCACTCCCCGGGCCGCTCGTCCGCGAGATGGCGCTCGCCGGCTGCATGCGGATTCGTCGGAGCGTGCCCAGGCCCGTCGGGCCCGACGTTGCCATCGTCTTTGGATATTGACCCACCCGCATCTCTACGATTGCGGTCTTGGCGAGGCGCGCCGCTGAACCGATCCGGGTCCGCGTCCGACGGCGGGAGAGCGGGCAAACGGTGGCCGATGGTCGCCGTCGGTTCCGCCGCCGCCCCTGCCGCCGGGTGCCGGGTGCCGGGTGCCGGGTGCCGGGTGCCGACGATCCTAGGCCCGACACCGATCGACCGCCATCACATTGAGCATTTTCGAAGGAGCTTCGTCCGGCCCGCCTTGTCATTCTTGATGGGCCGTCCGGCGGCCACCCCGCCGGCACGCGTCGAACGTGAAGTCGATCAGTCCGACGATCGCTGTCGGAGGTTCTTTCTTGCTGCTCAAGCACCTCAGACGAACAGGGGAACAACCGTGACGCAGCCCCCGGCAATCGGTGTCTCTACGAGGGAAGCCGATCCACAGTCGACGGAACCGACACCGGACGGCAGAGCCAGCTCCCCGCCGGTACGTCGGCGGAGCTGGTGGCGCCGTCCCTGGATCCTGCCCGTCGCGGTGATCGCGTACCTCTTCATCCTGATGTTCGTTCCGGCGTACCTGACCTTCGATCCCAGCCAGGCCCGGGTGAACCTGCGCGAGGACGTACCGTGGCACTACGGGGTCCTGGCCGCGCACGTCATCTTCGGCACGGTGGCGATGGCGACGGTGCCGTTCCAGTTGTGGCCCCGCTTCCGGCAGCGCTTCCCGGCGGCGCACCGCTTCATGGGTCGGGCCTACGTCTTCGTGGGAGTGATCCCGTCCTCGCTGCTGGCGTTGGCGATCGTGCCGTTCGCCGCGGGCCCGGCGGGTAACGCGATCGGGGCGCTGCTCTGGCTCGCGGCCAGCCTCTACGGCTGGCGGATGGCCCGCCTGCGTCGGTACCAGCAGCACCGCCGGTTCATGATCTACAGCTTCGCGCTGTGCATGCAGATCATCGAGGGCCGAGTCATGGTGCTGACCATTCCGCACCTGCCCGGATTCGACCCGTCGTCCTTCCCCCTGCTGCTGGAGACGGCCAGCTGGATCGGGATCGTGCTCAACCTGCTCGCCGCCCAGTGGTGGTTGGAGTGGACCGCCCGCCGGAACAAGGGCTCGTTGGCGCCGGCCCGGGTGGGCACCTCGACCCGCTAGTCGCGTCAGGGTGCGGCGGGTGACCGAACAACGAAGGCGGTGGAATCATGCAGGCAGCGGTCGTTCCGAAGGTCAACGCCAGGTGGGAGATCCAGGAGATCCCGACTCCCCGACCGGGTCCCGGAGATGTGCTGATCCGGGTGCACGCCTCGGGTATCTGCGTCAACGACGTGCTGGCCACCCGGGGTGTCATCCCCTTCCCGGCCGTCACCCCGGCGGTGACCGGGCACGAGCCGGTCGGTGAGGTCGTCGAGGTCGGCGCCGGGGTCACCTCCCGGGCGGTCGGGGACCGGGTCGGCACCACCTGGGTACAGGCCACCTGCGGTCGCTGCGACTACTGCCGGCTCAACCTGCCCGTCTCGGGACAGGCCGCGATGAACTGCGTGGCACCCCGTACGACGGGGTTCAGCGTCGCCGGCGGTCATGCCGAGTACGTGGTCGCCGCCGCGGACGCGACGGTGCTGCTGCCGGACGGGCTCGCGTACGAACTCGCGGCGCCGATGATGTGCGCGGGTTACACGAGTTGGAGCGCGCTGCGCCAGAGCGAGCCGAAGCCGCACGAACGGATCGCCGTGCTGGGCGTCGGCGCGCTGGGGCACCTGGCGGTGCAGTTCGCCCACGCCTGCGGGTACGAGACCATCGCCGTCACCCGTTCTCCGGACAAGCACGAGGTCGCCAAACAGCTCGGTGCCGACATCGTGGTGAGCGACGGGGCGGAATTGCGTGACGTGGGCGGCGCCGACGTCATCCTGGAAACCTGCGGTTCCTACCAGGCCGCCTCCGACAGCCTGCGCGGCCTGCGGGTCGACGGTCGACTCGTGCTGGTGGGCCTGGACAACGCCGCCGGATTCAATCTCGCGCCGGAGCGGACCAAGCCGTTCTTCACCCAGCGGCACCGCATCATGGGTGCCACCCACGGCGGGTTGCGTTACCTCACCGAGGCGCTGCAATTGGTCGCCCGTGGCCGTTGCACGCCGGTGGTCGAGACCTTCACCAAGGACCGGATCCCCGACGCGCTCGACCGGGTGGCAAACGGCGACGTGCGCTTTCGTGCCGTAGTGACCTGGTGATATCGGTAGTCCCGGTTCGTCCCGGTCGCGCCGATGACCAGAAGTGCAATCTCAAAGATGCGGATTCGTCCCGGCCCGAGCGCCGCCCGGCGGCGCGGGTCCACGGTGGACGGCCGCGAGCGGCCTACCGTAGGCGGGAAAGCTGACTGGCGGATTATTTCTCGGCAACCGAGGCCGCTAAAGGGTTGACCGGGGCGGCGGGGCATGTTATGGAGCGATGATCATGGATATGACGTATGGTGGTACGGCGCCCCGGCGATGCCACCACGCCGCACATTCCGGGGACACGTCGCTCCGGCCTGGTCATACCAAAGCCACGTCGCAAAAGGGAGAATTTTAATGCGAGTCATGTTCGCCGTCTGGCCCGCCATTGCGCACCTCTATCCGTCGGTGACCCTCGCCTGGGCCTTCAAGGCCGCCGGACACGAGGTGTGCGTCGTGTCCGGACCGGCGGTCGTGAAGCACATCACCGAGGCCGGTCTGACCGCGGTGTCGCTCGGCGACGACCTACCCGAGACGGTCGGCGCCGGCAGCGCGGAGCTGAGGGGCCTCGCCGCGGAGCGGTACGGTGACGCGGCGAGCCAGCTGGCCATCGACGATCCGGGCGAGGCGTACGCCTGGGACTTCTTCCGGATGTTCATGCTGCCGTGCATCTGGAACTTCCACCCTGTCGACGACGCGACGGCGGTGCAGGACTCCGGGGTGGAGAACTTCGTCCGGCTCGCGCGCGGCTGGCAGCCGGACCTGATCGTCTGGGAGCCCTGCTGGCCTTCGGCGGCGATCGCGGCCCGGGCCAGTGGTGCGGCGCACGCGCGCCTGCTGTGGGGTCACGACATGTTCGCGGCGAGCTATGACCGCTGGCAGAAGGCCCGCCAGCTGCCCGGCTCCACGTTGGGCGAGGACCCGCTGACCAGCGCCATGCGGCCGCAGGCCGAGCCGTACGGGTTCGAGGTCGACGACGAGTTGCTCTTCGGGCAGTGGACGATCGACCCCACTCCGGCCGGGATGCGCCTGCCGACCACCCGTTCGGCGCTGTCGGTGCGGTGGGAACCCTACAACGGCACCGCCGTCATGCCGGAGTGGTTGTACGACAAGCCCAGCCGACCGCGCGTCGCGCTGTGCCTGGGCGCCTCCATGCGCGAGTTCGGCAAGGGCGCGGAGGACCTCCAGGCGGCGGTCCGTTCCCTGGTCACGGACATGTTCGAGATGGTGGCCGACCTGGACGTCGAGCTGGTGGCGACGCTGAACGAGTCGCAGCTTGAGGGCGTTCCCCGCGTACCGGACAACGTGCGCATCGTCGAGTACATCCCGCTCGACCTGCTGCTGCCCACCTGTTCGGCATTCATCCACCACGGTGGCCTCGGAACCTGGGCGTCGGCCATTCCGTTCCAGGTGCCGCAGATCATTCCGGTCGAGCTGTGGGGCATCGAGTCGCCGGTGACCGGTCCTTACATGGCCGCCCGTGGTGCCGGTGTCGCGCTCGACCGGTCCACCCAGTCGGTGGAGGACATGCGTAAGCAACTCATCCAGGTGCTGGAGGATCCCTCGTACCGGGAGGGTGCGGCTCGGGTGCACCAGGAGTGGCTCTCGGCGCCGAACTCGCACGACATCATTCCGATCCTGGAGCGGTTGACCGCGCATAACCGCAGCCGCCCCTGACGCGTCGCCGATCAAGCCGCGTCGCCGATCAAGCCGCGTCGGGGACCGACCGGTAAATGCCTCTAGATCGTTTCCGGGTCACCTGTACCGGGCGTTCTGGAGGCATTTTCGGTGGTGGGCCGGCTCCTTTCGCCGGGCCGGACACAATCGACGTACGCGATGAGAATCGGCCGGGTCGACGTACGGGCTGTCCGCCTGGCGGTGCCGGTGAAGTGCGATAGGCTCGGGCGGATCACGTCGGCGCGATATCGGCGGGCCCAACGTGTGCTCCCCGGCCTGCTGGGCGCGGTTGCCGACCGTTCGTCTACCCTGGAGGATCGCTGACTATGGCGACGTACGTGTTGATTCCGCCGGCCGGGAATGGTCCCTGGTATTGGCAGCCGCTGGAGGCCGAACTGCGGGACAAGGGCCATGAGGTGGTAGTGGTTGATCTACCATGCGACGACGATTCGGCCGGGCTGGCCGAATACACCGACGTCGCCGTCAAGGCGATCGGTGATCGCACCGACCTGGTGGTGGTGGCCCAGTCCTTCGGGGCGTACACCGGTGCGTTGGTCTGTGACCGGGTGCCGGCGGACCTGCTGGTGCTGTTGACGCCCATGGTGCCGGCGCCCGGCGAGTCGCCCGGCGAGTGGTGGGGCAGCAGCGGCTACCCGCAGGCCCGGCAGGCGCAGGCCGAGCGGAACGGCTGGACGCCCGAGCAGGACCAGGATCCGAATCTCATCTTCTTCAACGACCTGTCGCCGGAGCTGGTCGAGGCGTCCGCCGAGAACGCCCGGGAGCAGTCCGGCACGCCGTTCGAGAAGCCGTGGCCGCTCGACGCGTGGCCGAACGTGCCGACCCGGGCGCTGATCTGCCGCGATGACCACTTCTTCCCGGTCGATTTCCTCCGCCAGCTGGTCAAGGACCGGATCGGCATCACCGCCGACGAGATGGGTGGGGGCCACCCGGTTGCCCTGAGTCGCCCGAAGGAGCTGGCCGACCAGCTTGAGGCGCTCCGCCTCAAGGCATAGGAAGACCAGGACCTCCTGCCGGACGGTCAACGAGAGCCGGCAATCCCCGGAGAGAACGAGAGCCGGCATCCCCGGAAAGGACGCCGGGCCAGCGAGCGACCCGCTGGCCCGGCGTCCTTTCCCCGGTTGGTCAGCCGCCCACGCCGGGACCGTCGAACCGGATGCTGTCCAGATTGAACAGTCCGCCGCTCGGTCCGGTGAAGATCAGGTACAGCGGTTCCGTGCCGCCCGGATCGGTCAGCGGTGCGATCGGCAGGTCGACGAAGGCGTCCGGGCCGCCGGTGGCGGGGACGTCCACGGTCAGCACCGTCGGCCCACCCACCTCGTGGTTCTGGACGACGATCTTCCCGCCGGGCGCGGTGGCCGACACCCGCAGCCCGATTCCGGTGACGCCGCTCAGGTTCACCGGGTCGATCTTGATCCAGTCGGCCGGATCGATGTCACCGACGTACGCGCCACCGCTGGCGGCGCCGTGCGGCACCACCCGTACGCCGAACGCCTCCACCACGGACTCGGCCTCCCGCGACATCGGTTGCAGGACGTGTCGCGCGGTGCCGGTGAGCCGGGGCGCGGCCCGGTTACCCCGGTCGGTGTAGCTGGCGGTGATCACGCCGGCGGTCGTACCCGGGGTCCGTGCCCCCGGGGTGTCGATCACCCCTGCGCAGCCGGTGGCCCGGCTCAACGGCGGACCGTCCGCCAACCGGTACTCGACCACCACCCGGTCACACCAGCCCCCGGTGTCCTCCGGATCGCTGACCGAGACCCGGTACGGCACCCGGTCGCCGGCGGCGAGCAGCCCGCCGTTGACCGGGGCGGTCAGGCTCACGGCCGGGCGGGTGTTGCCGGCGGTGACCGCCACCCGCGCCGTGCCGGTACGTCCGGTCGGGTCGGTGACGGTGAGCCGCGCCTGGTAGCCGCCCGGCCGGGGGTAGCGGAAGGTCACCGGCCCGGCCCCGGTCGCGTCGGTACGCCCGTCGCCGTCGAAGTCCCAGGAGTAGCGCAACCGGCCACCGTCCGGGTCGTACGAGCCGGCGGAGTGGAACGTCACCACCTGCCCCACCGGCCCGCTGTCCCCGTCGACGGTCGCGGTGGCCAGTGGTGCGCGGCGGCCCTTCGCGTAGTCGATCCGGTAGAGAGCGGAGTCGGTGCCGGCCCGTCCGCGATCCAGCACATAGAGCGAGCCGTCCGGCCCGAACTCCAGGTCCGTCGGCGCGGTCAGCCGCAGCTGGTTGCCGAACGGGAGGATCTCGCCCCGCCGGCCGTCCGTACCGACCCCGATCTCCTTGATCCAGGCCCGGTCCCGGTCGACGGCGAAGGTCCGTCCGTCGTACGAGCGGGGGAAGCCGGTCGGCGACGACAGGCGCGGATCGAAGCGGTAGGTCGGCCCGCCGATCGGGGCCTCGCCACCGTTGCCGAACGGCGGCGTCGAACCGCCGGTGGTGAACTCGGGAACCGAGAGGCCGTCGTAGCTGATCCACGCGCCCTGCGCGGGCGGCAGGCCGACCAGCCCGGTGTTGTGCGGGCTGGTGTTCACCGGTGCCGCGCAGTCGAACGTGCCGCCCGACCCTCCGGTGGCGAAGTCGTGGTCCCGGTAGCCCTGGTTCGCCCCGACGCAGTACGGCCACCCCAGGTTCGCCGGACCCTTGAGCAGGTTGAACTCCGCCTGACCGGCCGGACCACGGTCGGCATCGGCGGCACCGGCGGCCGGGCCGGCGTCACCGAGCTGGATCCAGCCGGTGGCCGGGTCGACGGTGAAACGGGACGGGTTGCGCAGGCCCATCGCGTAGATCTCCGGCCGGGTCTTCGCGGTGCCGGCCGGGAACAGGTTGTGCGCCGGGATCCGGTAGCCGCCGTCCGGCTTCACCGTGATCCGCAGCAGCTTGCCGCGCAGGTCGTTGGTGTTGCCGGCGGTGCGCTGGGCGTCGTAGACCGGGCTACGGCCGGGCCGTTCGTCGATCGGGGTGAACCCGTCCGAGGCGGACGGGTCGGTGTTGTCGCCGGTCGACAGCAGCAGGTTGCCCGCCCGGTCGAAACCGATGTCGCCGCCCGCGTGGCAGCAGAGCCCACGGTCGGTCGGGACCCGCAGGATCTTCTGCTCGTGCCGGAGGTCCAGCCGGTTGTCGCGGCCCAGGGTGACCCGCGAGAGCTGGTCGTAGCCCTGGTAGCGGGCGCGTAGCAGCGGGTTCGCGTCCGCCGGTACGTCGCCGGCCGGGGTGTTCAGCGGCGGCGCGTAGTACAGGTAGACCTGACGGTTGGTGTCGAAGTCGGGGTCGAGGGCGATCGCGTACAGGCCGTTCTCCCGGTGGGTGTACACCGGCAGCTTCCCGGCCAGCGTGGTGTTCCCGTTCGGGGTGGTCAGCCGTACCTCGCCGGTACGCGCGGCGTGCAGCACCCGCCGGTCCGGCAACACGGCCAGCGCGGTCGCCTCGCCGATCCGCGCCCCGCCCTCGGCGAGGGTCACCTGCTCGAACGCGTTGTCGCTGTCGGTGTTGCGGCCCGAGCAGTCGCCCGCCGCCCAGCCGGCCGCGTACGAGATGCCGCCGAGCAGGTGGCCCCGGAACGCCGGGTCGGCGTAGCTGCCGACGCTGTGCCCGAGGTTGGTGTACCAGGAGCGGCCGCCGGCCACCTCCCGGCACCAGGTGACCGGGTGATCACCCATCGCGCCGGTGCCCGGGTCGTAGCTGGACTCGTCCAGCGAGGCGAGCACGTGCACGTCCTGCCGGGGGCTCTGGTAGAAGTTCCACCACTCCTCGGCGAACGCCCACTCCGCCGGCAGGGCGGTGGTCGACGGGTGCCCGCGATCCTCGACCCGGATCAGCGCCGGCTGGGTCTCGGGAAAGGCGGGCTGGGCCGGGTGCGACTCGTAGAAGCTGCCCATCAGGTCGTTGTAGAACCACGGCCAGTTGGTCTCCATGCCGCCGGGGCCGTGCACACCGGCGTACCCGCCGCCGCCCCGGACGTAGCGTTCGAAGGCCGCCTGCTGGTCGCGGTCCAGCACCACACCGATCGCGTTGAGCCAGATGACCGCGTCGAACCGGGCCAGGTTGGCGTCGGTGAACGCGGACGACTCCTGGGTTTCCTCCATGGTGAAGCCGTTCTGCTCACCCATCTCCCGGATGGCGGCGAGACCGTACTCGATGGAGGCGTGGCGGAGGAAGGGGCCGGTCTGGTGGAACACCAGGATCCGGTCGGTGCGCCCCGCGCCGGACGGGGCAGGCGAGTCCGCCGAGGCGGGAGTCGGCTGGAAGCCGCCGCCAAGGGTCAGACACAGCGCCACCACGGCCGTCGCCAGTCGACGGCGCCCGCTGGCGGACGGATGTCCTCGGTTGCTGCTGCTCCCTTGCACCATGACTCCTTACTCTCGCGATCTTTCTGTCGCCCCCCTGTCTAGCGGCGTGCGGCCGGGTTGTCTTATCCGATCGTGCTCGATCAAAGCGGGCCCCGGCCGCGACGGTCGCGGCCCGGACCGCCGGTGCGAGCTGGGGACCCACAGGAGCGACGGTCATCGGGTACGCGCGAATCACGGTGCCCAGGAGGGCACGGTCGAAGAAGTCACGGGGTGGGTTGCCGGTACATGCTTGCCTGGCCCGGTCAACAGCCGGTGCGACGTGCTCCGGAGCCCGAAGCCGGGCCCCGCCATCGCAGCCGACCCCGGTCGGCCCCTCACGAGGGGAGGCACCGTGCGGATTCTCTTCACCACCGTGGCGCTGTCCGGCCACTTCTTCCCGCTGGTACCACTGGCCTGGGCCGGCCGGTTGGCCGGTCACGAGGTGCTGGTGGCGACCTCGGACCGGTTCGTACCGGTGGTACTGCGGTCCGGGTTGCCGGCGTCCTCGTGCGGGCCGGACGTCGACTTCGTCGAGCTGGCCGCCGCCGCGACCGGGCACGGGCCGGACGACCGGCGGTACGCCCACGGTCGCGCGTTCGGGCAGCTCGCCGAGGCCCGGTTGGCGCACGTACGGGAGCTGGTCGAGTCCTGGCAACCGGACGTGGTCGTGTCCGAGCGGGCCGAGTTCGCCGGGCCGCTGGCCGCCGCCGCGCACGGCATCCCGCAGGTGGAGATGCACTGGGGCGTCCCGGAGCTACCCGAGTACCGGGCGGGTGCGCAGGCCGAACTGCGCGGGGTGCTGGCCGACCTCGGTCGGGACACGCTGCCCCGCCCCGCGCGGGTGATCAACCCGTGGCCGCCGAGCCTGCGGCTGCCGCACACCACCGAACACCAGGGCATCCGGTACGTGCCGTACAACGGCGACGCGTACGTGCCCCGCTGGGTGCTCGAACCGCGCGAACGGGCGCGGGTCTGCCTGACCGTCGGCACGCTGGTGCCGCGGCTCGGCGCGGACACGGTGCCGGGGCTGGTCATCCCGGTGCTGGAGGCCCTGGCCCGGCTCGGGCTCGACGTCGTCGTCGCGGTCGACGACGATGTCGTCAACACCTGGCCACCGTTGCCCACCGCGGTCCGGCACGCCGGCCGGCTGCCCCTGGCCCAGGTGCTCGGAGCCTGCGACGTCGTGATCCACCACGGGGGACAGGGCACCGCGCTGACCGCGCTGGCGAGCGGTGTGCCGCAGCTCGTCCTGCCCCAGTTCGACGACCAGGCCGACAACGCCCAGGCGGTCGTGGCATCCGGCGCCGGGCTGAGCCTCGCCCCCGGCAACGCCACCGCGCAGACGGTCACCGAGTACACCCGTGAGCTGCTGGGCACGGTCGGATTCGCCCTGGCCGCGGCCGAGGTCGCCGACGAGGTCGCCGCGCAGCCCACCCCGGCGGAGATCGTCGACCGGCTGCCGGAACTGGTAGTCGCGGCGGCCCTGCCGAGCTGACGATCAGCTCGACCGTACCGGCTCGCCGAGTGCGACCGAGGTTCCGGTCCGCGCCGACTCCAGCAGCGCGTCCAACACACGGGCCGTGGGCATCTGGTCGTGCAGGAACGACCCCACCGCCAGCGCCTCGCGCTGGTCGTCGAGCACCGCACTGACCAGTGCGCGGGCCAGTTGGACGAACGAGGACTTGAACACGGACGTACGGTTGTGCACCTCGTCGGGATCGACACCCTCGGGCCGGTCGACCGTCCGGTGCCCGCCCGACGTGGTCAGCCGCAACTTGTCGGTCAGGCTGAAGTGCGCCTCGCCGGCGCTGCCGAGCAGGTCGACGTCGAACAGGTTCTCGGACGCGGCGGCGGCACTCGCGGAGAGCAGCGCGGTGACGTCGCCGACCCGGTGCACCGACGAGAACGCCGAATCAGCGCTCACCCGATGCGTTCGTCCGGCCGAGTCGCGCCGGGTCGGCACCACGACGTCCAGGGTGCCGAAGACGGTGTCGGTGGACGCGCCGCCGAGCAGGAACTCCACCAGGTCGACCAGGTGGGAGCCCATGGCGAGGCGTACGCCGCCGCCGCGCTCCGCGTCGAAGCGCCACGAGTACGGCACGTCCGGCGACAGCAGGCCCACGCCCTGCTGGTGGATGCGCAGGTGGTACGGCGTACCCAGCTCGCCCGAGGCGATGCGGTCGCGCAGCACCCGCAGGTAGGGATTGAACCGGAGCTGATGGTCGACCAGCACTATCTGGTCGGCGGCGGTCGGAATCTCCAGGAACTTCGCCAGCTCCTCGGCGTCGTGCGCGGCCGGTTTCTCCACGATCACGTGCTTGCCGGACGCGGCGGCGGCCAGGTAGTGCTCGTAGTGGTACTGGTTCGGCGACGCGACGCAGATGACGTCGAGCGACGGGTCGGCGCACAGCTGTCGGTAGTTGTCGTACGCGGTGGGAATGCCGGCCGCCGCGGCCACCTCGCGGGCCCGGCCGGCACTGCTACCGGACAGCGCGACCACGTCGGCCCGTCCGGTGGCGGCGAAACCCGGCAGGTACGTCCGGATACCGACGCCCGTGCCGATCAGGCCGACCCGCAGGCGCCGCCCACTCGTGCTGCTCAATGTCGTCCCCTCGTCGCTCCGACCGCCGGTGGCCCGGTGAGCCGCTCAGTACGGGCCGATGAAGTCGCGTGCCAGTTCATCCAACTCGACCGAGACCTTCTGGTCCATCCCCAGTACCTCCAGGCACGCCTTGGCGATCGCCTCGGCGTCGGGGTTGAACGCCTGCTCCAGTGGCCAGGACACCGGTGCCGGGCTGTCCGGCAGGGTCACCCGGCGCACCGGGGCGCGCAGCGATCCGAGTACGTTCTCCGCGACCACGGCGGCCACCTCGGCGCTGAATCCGTACCGGGCCCAGCTGGTGTCGGCCACCACCAGGTGCCCGGTCTTCGCCACCGAGGTACAGATGATCTCCTCGTCCAGCGGGCGGATGCTGCGAACATCCACCACCTCGGCGTTGACGCCCCACTCGGTCAGCGCCTCGGCGGCCCGCTCGGCCTCGCGGACCATCAGCGAGGCGGCCACGATGGTGATGTCCTGCCCGGCTCGGGCGATCCGACCCACGCCGAAGGGAACCGCCACCGGCTCCTCGGGCACCTCACCCTCGACCTCGTACAGACCTCGGTTCTCCAGCAGGACCACGGGGTTGTCCCCCTGAAGGGCGCTGATCAGCAGCCCCTTGGCGTCCGCCGGGGTGGCCGGGGTGGCCACGTACAGGCCGGGGAAGTGCCCGAAGATCGACTGGAGGCTCTGCGAGTGGGTGGCTCCCTGGCCCCAGCCGTGGCCGACCACACCACGCAGTACGACCGGCACGCCGCCCTGGTTGCCGTACATGTAGCGCCACTTCGCGGCCAGGTTGAAGATCGCGTCCATGGCCAGGAACATGAAGTCGTCGCGGGAGTAGACCACCAACGGCCGCATCCCCCTCGACGCCGCCCCGACGGCGATCCCGGCGAAGGCGTTCTCGCAGTTCGGGGTGTCGTGCATCCGGGTCGTCCCGAAACGTTCGGTGGGGGCGACGGTCGTACCGTAGATGCCCTTGCGGTCCGCGATGCTCTGGCCGGCGACGAAGATCCGTGGGTCGGCCTCCATGCATTGCAGGGTGGCCTCGCCGATCGC is a window of Micromonospora sp. NBC_01699 DNA encoding:
- a CDS encoding GMC family oxidoreductase, with product MYDYVIVGAGSAGCVLAARLSEDPSVTVCLVEAGPRDTAPNIHVPASFGRLFRTELDWDFSTHEEPFLDRRRIYLPRGRVLGGTSSINTMVYVRGNRLDFDEWNQPGWRYDDLLPYFKRSEDNERGESTYHAVGGPLTVSEGRAKNPMSAAFVEAASQAGYAVNPDFNGSEQDGFGFFQVTQRDGKRVSTSTAFLHPALDRPNLTVQSNLQVHRVLINQGRATGVVGRRLEEEITIEARREVILAGGAYNSPQLLMLSGIGPAWLLNALGVPVTLDQPLVGQNLYDHALVPLIFTHSHPISLLVAGEPANVAQFMEEGRGPLTSNGPESGGFVRTSADLPAPDVEYLGAPVMFADSGLGTPTQHAFSFGPSILTPRSRGSVLLALDDPTAKPKIVHNYFSEDADVEVAIAGIRIGLEIARQKALEPYTEGTFEPPASDSDADLRTYIRQYAHSIFHPGGTCAMGSVVDAELKVQGIDGLRVVDASVMPAPVRGNPNAAVIAIAEKAADLISGATPLSPATAALAGQPASGASRSA
- a CDS encoding DUF2306 domain-containing protein, encoding MIAYLFILMFVPAYLTFDPSQARVNLREDVPWHYGVLAAHVIFGTVAMATVPFQLWPRFRQRFPAAHRFMGRAYVFVGVIPSSLLALAIVPFAAGPAGNAIGALLWLAASLYGWRMARLRRYQQHRRFMIYSFALCMQIIEGRVMVLTIPHLPGFDPSSFPLLLETASWIGIVLNLLAAQWWLEWTARRNKGSLAPARVGTSTR
- a CDS encoding alcohol dehydrogenase catalytic domain-containing protein; protein product: MQAAVVPKVNARWEIQEIPTPRPGPGDVLIRVHASGICVNDVLATRGVIPFPAVTPAVTGHEPVGEVVEVGAGVTSRAVGDRVGTTWVQATCGRCDYCRLNLPVSGQAAMNCVAPRTTGFSVAGGHAEYVVAAADATVLLPDGLAYELAAPMMCAGYTSWSALRQSEPKPHERIAVLGVGALGHLAVQFAHACGYETIAVTRSPDKHEVAKQLGADIVVSDGAELRDVGGADVILETCGSYQAASDSLRGLRVDGRLVLVGLDNAAGFNLAPERTKPFFTQRHRIMGATHGGLRYLTEALQLVARGRCTPVVETFTKDRIPDALDRVANGDVRFRAVVTW
- a CDS encoding nucleotide disphospho-sugar-binding domain-containing protein; protein product: MRVMFAVWPAIAHLYPSVTLAWAFKAAGHEVCVVSGPAVVKHITEAGLTAVSLGDDLPETVGAGSAELRGLAAERYGDAASQLAIDDPGEAYAWDFFRMFMLPCIWNFHPVDDATAVQDSGVENFVRLARGWQPDLIVWEPCWPSAAIAARASGAAHARLLWGHDMFAASYDRWQKARQLPGSTLGEDPLTSAMRPQAEPYGFEVDDELLFGQWTIDPTPAGMRLPTTRSALSVRWEPYNGTAVMPEWLYDKPSRPRVALCLGASMREFGKGAEDLQAAVRSLVTDMFEMVADLDVELVATLNESQLEGVPRVPDNVRIVEYIPLDLLLPTCSAFIHHGGLGTWASAIPFQVPQIIPVELWGIESPVTGPYMAARGAGVALDRSTQSVEDMRKQLIQVLEDPSYREGAARVHQEWLSAPNSHDIIPILERLTAHNRSRP
- a CDS encoding alpha/beta hydrolase, translated to MATYVLIPPAGNGPWYWQPLEAELRDKGHEVVVVDLPCDDDSAGLAEYTDVAVKAIGDRTDLVVVAQSFGAYTGALVCDRVPADLLVLLTPMVPAPGESPGEWWGSSGYPQARQAQAERNGWTPEQDQDPNLIFFNDLSPELVEASAENAREQSGTPFEKPWPLDAWPNVPTRALICRDDHFFPVDFLRQLVKDRIGITADEMGGGHPVALSRPKELADQLEALRLKA